GTAAGGGTAGATACCCATGCTTCCGCAGGCTATGTCATTCCGCCCTACTATGATTCCATGATTGCCAAACTCATCGTAAAGGCAAGAACCCGCGAATTGGCCATTGCAAAAATGCGACGTGCCCTTAACGAGTTTGTGGTAGAAGGTGTTAAAACAACCGTTCCATTCCATCGCCAATTGATGGAGGACGAGCGGTTTATTTCTGGAAAGTTCGACACCGGATTTATGAACGGCTTCACCTTGCGTTAATCCACTTCGCCCGAAAGCAAGCGGGATACGACACGCACAAAATCTACTTTTTTCCAAAGTTGTTTGGATAAACCCGATGGGCTTTTGTAGCTTGTCGGGTCTTTTTTGTGCATTGGCCACATCCAAGTATCACGAAATTCTACAACTTATAAACCCTAAAAAAATGACAACGATATTTCCTGAGCACCTTCGATACACCAAAGATCACGAATGGGTACTAGACGAGGACAACGGAATTTTTAAAGTTGGTATCACAGATTTTGCGCAGCGAGAATTGGGTGATATTGTTTTTGTTGAACTTCCATTGGTTGGCGACACCTTTGGCGCCGAAGAGGAATTTGGAACGGTGGAAGCCGTTAAGACGGTCTCGCAGTTGTTCATGCCAATTGCCGGAGAAGTCGTTGAAATCAATACAGCTATTTCAGACGATCCTGAAGTCATTAACTCAGATCCCTACGGTGAAGGCTGGATGATTAAAATAAGACCGCAAAATGCCGACGACCTCCAACAACTATTGACAGCAAACACCTACCAATCCTTGGTCAGCGCATAGCATTATAGCGAATATGCTTGTATGAAGGGCCTTCCAGCCTTGAAATTTTGTTGTACAGCCCTATAAGCCACCCAGTTACGCACGCATATCCGCCCATTTCCGATAGGTACAATCTTCGCAGACGTTCAATAGGCGAACCGAAGGCGATGTTGTACCTTTATTATTTAACAAACCTTTTATTCTGTATCCATAAAAGCAGCATCATGCACCAAAAGATTGTCATCTTAGATTTTGGTTCACAATTTACACAACTTATTGCTCGGCGTATTCGAGAATTAGGGGTTTATTGCGAGATCTATCCTTGCACCAAGCCCATTGAAGAAGTAGCGGCCATGCAACCCTTGGGCTTGGTCTTGTCTGGTGGCCCCAGTTCTGTCTATGACACCAATGCGCCACAATTAGACCCCGCTTATTTGTCGCTAAAT
This genomic stretch from Rhodothermia bacterium harbors:
- the gcvH gene encoding glycine cleavage system protein GcvH, whose translation is MTTIFPEHLRYTKDHEWVLDEDNGIFKVGITDFAQRELGDIVFVELPLVGDTFGAEEEFGTVEAVKTVSQLFMPIAGEVVEINTAISDDPEVINSDPYGEGWMIKIRPQNADDLQQLLTANTYQSLVSA